In a genomic window of Prochlorococcus marinus subsp. marinus str. CCMP1375:
- the hisA gene encoding 1-(5-phosphoribosyl)-5-[(5-phosphoribosylamino)methylideneamino]imidazole-4-carboxamide isomerase: protein MEIIPAIDLLKGSCVRLVQGDYNEVTEFNDNPSQQALLWQTLGAKRLHLVDLDGAKTGEPLNDSAIRKIKEKLSIPIQIGGGIRTIQRAEDLIELGVDRVILGTIAIENPNIIEKLSEKHPNKIVVGIDAKEGKVATRGWTNNCEMDATELVKRFSQTNIAAIICTDISTDGTLMGPNLDFLRELALISTVPLIASGGIGSISDILSILPLEQNGINGLIIGRALYDGAFDLAEALKVVKNQDLQDIVNANKDQA, encoded by the coding sequence ATTGAAATTATTCCAGCCATTGATCTACTAAAAGGCAGCTGCGTTCGATTAGTCCAAGGTGACTACAACGAAGTTACTGAATTTAACGACAATCCTTCCCAGCAAGCACTTTTATGGCAAACATTAGGAGCAAAGCGACTACATCTAGTGGATTTAGATGGTGCTAAAACAGGAGAACCACTTAATGACTCGGCAATAAGAAAAATAAAAGAAAAGTTATCTATACCGATTCAAATTGGAGGGGGAATAAGGACTATCCAAAGAGCTGAGGATTTAATTGAACTCGGAGTCGATAGAGTGATCCTAGGAACAATTGCGATTGAAAATCCAAATATCATAGAAAAGCTTTCAGAAAAACATCCCAATAAGATAGTTGTAGGTATAGATGCAAAAGAAGGCAAAGTTGCAACTAGAGGATGGACAAATAATTGCGAAATGGATGCTACTGAACTAGTAAAACGATTTTCTCAAACAAATATCGCGGCAATTATTTGCACAGATATTTCTACTGATGGGACATTGATGGGTCCAAATTTAGATTTTCTTAGAGAACTAGCTTTAATATCTACTGTCCCCCTCATTGCATCGGGAGGGATAGGCTCCATCTCAGATATACTTTCTATACTACCGTTAGAACAAAATGGTATTAATGGTTTGATTATTGGTAGAGCACTTTACGATGGGGCGTTTGATTTAGCAGAAGCCTTAAAAGTAGTTAAAAACCAAGATCTCCAAGATATAGTGAATGCTAATAAGGATCAAGCTTGA
- a CDS encoding NAD-dependent epimerase/dehydratase family protein has protein sequence MGGTRFVGKALLGKLQEQGHDLTIFTRGVNSLPSNVRHIQGDRNGDEIEKLNGLKFDVIIDSSGRTKDQTKKVLDITGPPANRFLYVSSAGIYADSETLPLTEDSKVDLESRHIGKAETENWLRLSKVPFTSFRPTYIYGAGNYNPIEKWFFERILNDRPIPIPNEGNTITQLGHVNDLAEAMSLSLEKEVSNNRIYNCSGKKAITFRGLIYSSALACGKDPNDIKLFSFDPSKIDKKARKIFPLRLNHFFTDISLIENHLNWSPRIELNEGLRESFQNDYLINKNEKPDFSLDINLIGY, from the coding sequence ATGGGAGGCACTCGCTTTGTAGGTAAGGCCTTGTTGGGTAAATTACAAGAACAAGGGCATGACCTAACAATTTTTACTAGAGGAGTGAATTCCCTCCCTTCCAACGTTAGACATATTCAAGGTGATCGAAATGGAGATGAAATTGAGAAATTAAATGGTCTTAAATTCGATGTAATCATTGATAGTTCCGGGAGGACAAAAGATCAAACTAAAAAAGTTTTAGATATTACGGGTCCTCCTGCGAATAGATTTCTCTATGTCAGTTCTGCTGGAATCTATGCAGATAGCGAGACGTTACCATTAACGGAGGATTCTAAAGTTGACTTAGAGAGTAGGCATATTGGAAAGGCAGAAACAGAGAATTGGCTGAGGTTATCAAAGGTTCCCTTTACTAGTTTTCGACCAACATATATTTATGGAGCTGGAAATTACAACCCAATAGAGAAATGGTTCTTTGAACGTATTTTAAATGACCGACCCATACCAATACCTAATGAAGGTAATACAATTACTCAACTAGGTCATGTTAATGACCTTGCTGAAGCAATGTCATTATCTTTAGAAAAAGAAGTTTCTAATAATCGTATTTATAATTGCTCGGGCAAAAAAGCAATTACTTTCAGAGGATTAATTTACTCTTCTGCTTTAGCATGTGGTAAAGACCCTAATGATATTAAACTTTTCTCATTTGATCCTTCTAAAATTGATAAAAAAGCACGTAAGATATTCCCTTTAAGACTTAATCATTTTTTTACAGATATTAGTTTGATAGAAAACCATTTAAATTGGTCTCCAAGAATAGAGTTAAACGAAGGCTTACGTGAAAGCTTTCAGAATGATTATTTAATCAATAAAAATGAAAAGCCAGATTTCAGTTTAGACATTAACTTAATTGGTTATTAA
- the pgsA gene encoding CDP-diacylglycerol--glycerol-3-phosphate 3-phosphatidyltransferase: MSVLKPSLYRKLADLITISRMFIGVPILIALSIDQILVAWILLLLGAFSDWMDGWLARKAGGGSKLGAQLDPLADKIMLLAPIIWLAKNNVIPLWSVWLLISRELVVTAWRSNDRRGGPASILGKIKTSLLFSSVILLTPISFVNYNLSTSLHVIGIIFFWVSLFIAILSSYNYVNNQLS; this comes from the coding sequence ATGAGTGTATTAAAACCTAGCCTTTACAGAAAATTAGCTGATTTAATAACAATTTCCAGAATGTTTATAGGGGTTCCAATACTTATAGCACTTTCTATAGATCAAATATTAGTCGCATGGATATTACTTTTGTTAGGAGCTTTTAGTGACTGGATGGATGGATGGTTAGCAAGAAAAGCAGGCGGAGGATCCAAGCTAGGGGCTCAACTTGATCCGCTAGCAGACAAGATAATGCTTTTGGCACCAATTATTTGGTTGGCCAAGAACAATGTAATTCCATTATGGTCAGTTTGGTTGTTAATTAGTAGAGAGCTAGTTGTTACAGCCTGGAGGAGCAATGATAGAAGGGGTGGTCCTGCTTCAATTTTAGGAAAGATTAAAACATCTCTTCTTTTTTCAAGCGTAATATTATTAACTCCTATATCTTTTGTTAATTATAACCTATCAACAAGCCTTCATGTTATTGGCATAATATTTTTCTGGGTGTCTTTATTTATTGCAATCCTTTCTTCCTATAACTATGTTAATAACCAATTAAGTTAA
- a CDS encoding PCC domain-containing protein has translation MNRLKLNPGVDLKLSIAEFARKNNINGFIVGVVGDLSKAVVQCPKNKTKTSFDGTLEIISLNGTISPESVHLHLAISDGDCRVWGGHLEQGAIVLKGADILINSQESKLTTTNLTSFVLEVATLPNCPWSNNIKKILSTNKIPHKIININSDANFESIKKRSGSSTFPQIFLDGVFRGGYDDFLELYQKGDLYK, from the coding sequence ATGAATAGACTAAAATTAAACCCTGGCGTTGATCTTAAACTTTCTATTGCAGAATTTGCTCGTAAAAATAATATAAATGGTTTTATAGTTGGTGTTGTTGGTGACCTTTCTAAGGCAGTAGTTCAATGCCCTAAAAATAAAACAAAGACTTCTTTTGATGGAACACTTGAAATAATAAGTTTAAATGGAACTATCTCACCAGAAAGTGTCCATTTGCATTTAGCTATTTCAGATGGAGACTGTCGTGTATGGGGAGGGCACTTGGAGCAAGGAGCAATCGTACTTAAGGGAGCAGATATTCTAATAAACTCTCAGGAGAGCAAACTTACAACTACCAATTTGACTTCATTTGTCCTTGAAGTAGCAACTCTACCTAATTGTCCATGGTCTAATAATATAAAAAAAATTCTTTCTACTAATAAAATACCTCACAAAATTATTAATATAAATAGTGACGCAAATTTCGAATCTATTAAAAAGAGAAGTGGTAGTTCTACCTTTCCACAAATATTTCTAGATGGTGTTTTCCGAGGAGGATATGATGATTTCTTGGAACTATATCAAAAAGGTGATCTCTATAAATAA
- a CDS encoding DUF6737 family protein, producing MNLHLSSFTKNHYWDSKPKWCQPWSIIITGVLSIIIIFVTFKNFWLTIIASFLITLWWILFLFIAPMIYNIELVQSEKDEE from the coding sequence ATGAATTTACATTTATCAAGTTTTACTAAGAATCATTATTGGGATTCAAAACCTAAATGGTGTCAGCCATGGTCAATTATAATTACAGGAGTTTTATCTATAATAATTATATTTGTAACCTTTAAAAATTTCTGGCTTACTATTATTGCTTCTTTTTTAATTACTTTGTGGTGGATTTTATTTTTATTTATAGCACCTATGATTTATAACATCGAGCTTGTTCAGAGCGAAAAAGATGAAGAATAA
- a CDS encoding GNAT family N-acetyltransferase has product MKNKDFNIRKLLVDDIDTVTNWARNEGFAPGLGDVDIYRNTDNQGLWIGSINDKPIGCIAGIKYNQLYGFLGLFIIDKIYRGNGYGVQLWRHVLNKLDTIDCIGIEAALDRINDYEKWGFKSSSITTRWQISCFNQSLNITNYDFYSKKYILLEGSEIPQDMIQEYDKNKEYTPRPHFLSDWLSHQSGTVLALVNKKGLCVGFSRIRPCLLRNGSGYRIGPLIADTPDLASYLLSNLTSHYSGVILIDSPGRNTESNKLFRSLNFEPISHTVRMYRGNQPSISMREIYGLACLELG; this is encoded by the coding sequence ATGAAGAATAAAGACTTTAATATAAGAAAATTATTAGTAGATGACATAGATACTGTTACAAACTGGGCTAGAAATGAGGGTTTTGCTCCTGGTCTAGGTGATGTTGACATATATAGAAATACTGATAACCAAGGCCTATGGATTGGGTCCATAAATGACAAGCCTATAGGATGTATTGCTGGTATAAAATATAATCAACTTTATGGTTTCTTGGGTTTATTCATTATAGATAAGATATATAGAGGTAATGGATATGGGGTTCAATTATGGAGGCACGTTTTAAATAAGCTAGACACAATAGATTGTATTGGTATAGAAGCAGCACTTGATCGAATAAATGATTATGAGAAATGGGGGTTTAAATCATCTTCTATAACTACTCGATGGCAAATATCTTGCTTTAATCAAAGTCTTAATATAACTAACTATGATTTTTATTCTAAGAAATACATTCTCCTGGAAGGTTCTGAGATTCCTCAAGATATGATACAGGAATACGATAAAAATAAAGAATATACTCCTAGACCTCATTTTCTTTCTGATTGGCTTTCACACCAATCTGGAACAGTCCTAGCTCTAGTGAATAAAAAAGGTCTATGCGTAGGCTTTAGCAGAATTAGACCTTGTTTACTTAGAAATGGTTCAGGATATCGTATCGGACCTTTAATAGCAGATACACCCGATCTTGCGTCTTATCTTTTAAGCAATCTAACAAGTCACTATTCAGGTGTGATTCTAATAGATTCTCCTGGACGAAATACAGAATCAAACAAATTATTTAGGTCGCTCAATTTCGAGCCTATTTCGCATACTGTGAGGATGTATAGAGGCAATCAGCCTTCAATTTCAATGAGGGAAATATATGGCTTGGCTTGTCTTGAGTTGGGTTAG
- a CDS encoding SDR family oxidoreductase: MKIAVSGASGKTGFRIAEEALKSNYTVSLITRKNSTIPSTLESCQINRLSGFNKEELDQALNAIDTLFIATGARPSIDLTGPAKIDACGVAQQVESCQRVGVKRIILVSSLCVGKLFHPLNLFGLILLWKKVGEQKLINSGIDWTIIRPGGLNETEDNLNKQSIKYTSSKRQEEGSIPRRLVAKSCIEALKTTSSIGNIIEITSNEENKRISMKEAIKGFNIVGN, encoded by the coding sequence GTGAAGATTGCTGTAAGTGGTGCCTCTGGCAAAACCGGTTTTAGAATAGCCGAAGAAGCTCTCAAAAGTAACTACACAGTTAGTTTAATAACAAGAAAAAATTCCACTATTCCCTCTACTTTGGAATCATGTCAAATCAATAGATTATCTGGTTTCAATAAAGAAGAGCTAGATCAAGCTTTAAATGCAATAGACACTCTTTTTATAGCTACAGGTGCCAGGCCTAGTATTGACCTTACTGGACCAGCTAAAATTGATGCCTGCGGTGTTGCTCAGCAAGTAGAAAGTTGTCAGCGAGTGGGAGTAAAGCGAATTATTTTAGTCAGTTCACTATGCGTAGGTAAGCTATTTCATCCATTAAATCTATTTGGACTTATATTACTTTGGAAAAAAGTAGGAGAACAGAAGTTAATAAACAGTGGAATAGATTGGACTATCATTAGACCTGGTGGGCTTAACGAAACAGAAGATAATCTGAATAAACAATCTATAAAATATACAAGTAGTAAAAGACAAGAAGAAGGTTCCATACCAAGACGATTAGTTGCAAAATCATGCATAGAAGCACTGAAAACAACTTCTTCAATAGGTAATATTATAGAAATAACTAGTAATGAAGAAAATAAAAGAATCTCTATGAAAGAAGCTATTAAAGGCTTTAATATCGTAGGAAATTAA
- a CDS encoding endonuclease III domain-containing protein, which produces MNQLQRAKLIMTRLDEKYPNPPIPLYHTNTYTLLVAVLLSAQSTDKKVNEITPELFKRGDNAKDLYNLGQKGIYECIKQLGLAKTKSKNIYNLSKSIAREFNNIVPKGFEILESFPGVGHKTASVVMAQAFGEPSFPVDTHIHRLAQRWGLTSGKSVKQTEVDLKRIFPKDQWNKLHLQIIFYGREYCSARGCNGTKCELCKELFPSRKKGILCKKA; this is translated from the coding sequence ATGAACCAACTGCAAAGAGCAAAATTGATAATGACAAGGCTAGATGAGAAATATCCTAATCCACCTATTCCCTTATATCATACTAATACTTATACCTTACTTGTAGCAGTTCTGCTAAGTGCACAATCTACAGATAAAAAAGTCAACGAAATAACTCCAGAATTATTTAAGAGGGGTGATAATGCTAAAGATTTATACAATTTAGGACAAAAAGGTATTTATGAATGTATAAAACAGCTTGGACTCGCTAAAACAAAATCTAAAAATATATATAACCTATCAAAAAGTATCGCTAGAGAGTTCAATAATATTGTGCCAAAGGGTTTTGAAATACTCGAGTCATTTCCAGGGGTTGGCCATAAAACAGCTAGTGTTGTCATGGCGCAAGCATTTGGAGAACCTTCTTTTCCTGTTGATACTCATATTCATAGGTTAGCTCAAAGATGGGGACTAACCTCTGGTAAAAGTGTGAAACAAACTGAGGTAGACCTCAAAAGAATATTCCCCAAAGATCAATGGAATAAGTTACATCTACAGATAATTTTTTATGGGCGCGAATACTGTAGTGCAAGAGGGTGTAATGGAACAAAGTGTGAGTTATGTAAGGAACTATTCCCAAGTCGTAAAAAAGGTATATTATGTAAAAAAGCCTAA
- a CDS encoding ABC transporter ATP-binding protein, with protein MNNVHLEVTNLSHGYGDISDNGLTLSGINLSLDQGELLGLLGPSGCGKTTLLRIIAGFEKPCEGSVVYQNKNISSPSYVLPPERRGIGMVFQDYALFPHLNVWKNICFGLTKKHDMSRANWLLELLGLREFRKRFPHELSGGQRQRLGLARALAPSPSLVLLDEPFSSLDVEVRYRLRNELSRVLNSCSASGILVTHDPQEALGICDRVAVMRKGSIEQCASAIDLLTKPKTPFVGNFVSQNNLINIVHKKDDFSTPFGSVIVKPYLLKAEPNILMVDQDSIEISYSENGKGLIKSREFNNNSWIFRVQYGEKILRVSMPIDSDLCIGNNCDIKFISGKYGYLFPGCISCVLKS; from the coding sequence GTGAATAATGTTCATCTAGAGGTTACTAACCTAAGCCATGGCTATGGAGATATTTCAGATAACGGACTAACTCTTAGTGGAATAAATTTATCTCTAGATCAAGGAGAACTACTAGGCCTATTAGGTCCCTCTGGTTGTGGTAAAACTACTTTATTAAGGATAATCGCTGGATTTGAGAAGCCTTGTGAGGGTTCAGTTGTCTATCAAAATAAAAATATATCTTCACCGTCATATGTTTTACCGCCTGAGAGGCGAGGGATTGGAATGGTTTTCCAGGATTATGCTCTTTTTCCGCATTTGAATGTATGGAAAAATATTTGTTTTGGATTAACAAAAAAACATGACATGAGTAGAGCTAATTGGCTTTTAGAGTTATTAGGTCTTCGTGAATTTAGAAAGCGATTTCCCCATGAACTTTCTGGCGGACAACGACAGAGACTTGGTTTAGCCAGAGCATTGGCTCCAAGCCCTTCTTTAGTGTTATTAGACGAACCATTTAGTAGCTTAGATGTTGAAGTCAGATATAGACTCCGCAATGAACTATCTCGTGTGCTTAATTCATGTTCAGCCTCGGGTATTTTAGTTACTCATGATCCCCAAGAAGCTCTTGGTATATGTGACCGTGTCGCTGTAATGAGAAAGGGATCTATTGAGCAATGTGCTTCGGCTATAGATCTTCTTACAAAACCAAAAACACCCTTTGTAGGTAACTTTGTTTCACAAAATAATTTAATTAACATTGTACATAAAAAAGATGATTTTTCAACACCCTTTGGCTCAGTCATTGTTAAACCTTATCTACTTAAGGCAGAACCTAATATTTTAATGGTAGACCAAGATTCAATTGAAATTAGTTACTCTGAAAATGGTAAAGGTTTAATTAAAAGTAGAGAATTTAATAACAATTCTTGGATATTTAGAGTCCAATATGGAGAAAAAATACTAAGAGTATCAATGCCTATAGATTCAGATTTGTGCATTGGCAATAATTGCGATATTAAATTTATCTCAGGCAAATATGGTTACCTTTTCCCTGGATGTATATCATGTGTTCTCAAGTCTTAA
- a CDS encoding ferritin has protein sequence MADTTLKRLNMTSSSAGRAIAQPMDPALVEMLYHHLTMERNASAQYFAISIWFLERDLRGFSDYFKKESLSEHEHSSKFANYLVARGQTVVLHDLAAPKQEWESIEEVISDSFQLESDVTTSVQQIYSTAERSSDTRTNVFLDPIIDNQTKSEDDFAYLLSRVKLANNEASAILIIDGELS, from the coding sequence ATGGCTGATACAACTCTGAAGAGGCTGAATATGACTTCTAGTTCAGCGGGTCGTGCAATTGCACAACCCATGGATCCTGCGTTGGTTGAAATGCTTTATCACCATTTAACTATGGAGAGAAATGCTAGCGCACAATACTTTGCAATTTCAATATGGTTCTTAGAGAGAGATCTAAGAGGTTTCTCAGATTACTTTAAAAAAGAATCACTTTCTGAACATGAGCACTCATCAAAATTTGCTAACTATCTTGTAGCAAGGGGACAAACTGTTGTCCTTCATGATCTAGCAGCCCCAAAGCAAGAGTGGGAATCGATCGAAGAAGTTATATCAGATTCATTTCAGTTGGAGAGTGACGTAACTACTTCTGTTCAACAGATATATTCAACAGCTGAAAGGTCAAGTGATACAAGGACTAATGTTTTTCTAGATCCAATTATTGATAATCAGACTAAATCAGAAGATGATTTTGCTTATTTATTGTCTAGAGTTAAACTCGCTAATAACGAAGCTTCAGCAATTTTAATAATAGATGGAGAACTTTCTTAA
- a CDS encoding Crp/Fnr family transcriptional regulator gives MNYRFLPDGPVPKVRLAVGQTVLIDPSARTGGSCLEVLDGIARVYCPCEETEGMTLAFLQSGDQLRTDRLCSEGICVEALTTLCFRSDTEASELNGFDAVNEWTLQLLRIRHLGNAEQRLQALFALLVNRLGRRCGDWCQLPFRLTHERIGELIGSTRVTSTRLISRLRSADLLMVPSGESTLSLAPEFIEESPLSA, from the coding sequence ATGAATTACAGATTCCTTCCAGACGGGCCCGTGCCAAAGGTAAGGCTTGCTGTTGGCCAAACAGTTCTTATAGATCCATCTGCTCGTACAGGTGGTTCATGTTTAGAGGTTCTTGACGGTATAGCAAGAGTTTATTGTCCTTGCGAGGAAACAGAAGGAATGACTCTGGCCTTTCTACAATCTGGCGATCAACTAAGGACTGACAGATTATGTAGTGAAGGAATTTGTGTAGAAGCTCTAACTACACTTTGCTTTAGAAGTGATACTGAAGCATCTGAATTAAATGGATTTGATGCTGTCAATGAATGGACATTACAGCTTTTAAGAATTAGGCATTTAGGAAATGCTGAGCAAAGACTTCAGGCCTTATTTGCTCTCCTTGTTAATAGACTTGGCAGGCGCTGTGGTGACTGGTGTCAATTGCCTTTCAGGCTTACACACGAAAGAATTGGTGAATTAATTGGCTCAACACGAGTAACTTCCACAAGATTAATCAGCAGACTTAGATCAGCAGATTTATTAATGGTGCCTTCTGGAGAAAGTACTTTAAGTTTGGCTCCTGAATTTATAGAAGAATCACCATTATCTGCATAA